From Coffea arabica cultivar ET-39 chromosome 2e, Coffea Arabica ET-39 HiFi, whole genome shotgun sequence, the proteins below share one genomic window:
- the LOC140036364 gene encoding uncharacterized protein, which yields MPAWYNPQAVCAYHSGAPGHATFDCKALKHKIQDMVEAGEIVIRKREAQGPNVNRNPLPEHANIIGVILDDTEYVEPVKELTREAEVFGVTDQPFVIELPFEEDEKPFVLDLTPAESEALEPVIIEFPKQEPVLSLQQVPWNYNEPTVQIGEKSIAKEEVSVVTRSGKIVSPFEATIPIQANNSEPPAKPTITEKEALDFLKRLQRSEYNVIEKLSKSPAQISMLDLLFSSDVHRDALIEVLTKAQIPRDISVDNFSHVVGSVLFTKQITFSDDELPAEGIGHNKALYIVVRCNGKRLPKVLIDNGSALNICPWSTLEKLGLQDIKLRPSGTIVRGFDGAQREPIGEVDLVVEMGPAQFQITCQVMHFPSVYNVLLGRPWIHKSGAVPSSLHQLLKFVVNDKLITIFAEEDCLVIIDSESKEEGSRSSTVTPHSTSDIVSVSWITKEEQALSRASVMMAKEMIRGGYEFDKGLGRDLQGILKPVEIVEKNDSFGLGFRPTAKDIREMKERKKAEKEGRKNFNDILRKELLTDESVPGG from the coding sequence ATGCCCGCGTGGTATAATCCACAagctgtctgtgcttatcattctggggCCCCCGGACATGCCACCTTTGATTGCAAGGCGCTTAAGCATAAAATCCAAGATATGGTTGAAGCCGGGGAGATTGTAATCCGGAAAAGGGAGGCGCAAGGGCCGAACGTAAATAGGAACCCTTTACCGGAACATGCCAATATCATTGGGGTTATTCTGGATGATACGGAGTATGTGGAACCGGTCAAAGAATTGACAAGggaagctgaagtgtttggggtcacagaccaaccCTTTGTCATAGAATTGCCATTTGAAGAGGACGAAAAGCCCTTTGTTTTGGATCTCACGCCAGCGGAGAGTGAGGCTTTGGAGCCAGTAATCATCGAATTCCCGAAGCAGGAGCCTGTTCTGAGTCTGCAACAAGTGCCATGGAATTACAATGAACCTACTGTACAGATTGGGGAAAAGTCAATCGCGAAGGAAGAAGTGTCAGTGGTCACCAGATCAGGGAAAATCGTAAGTCCATTTGAAGCTACCATTCCGATTCAAGCAAATAATTCCGAGCCACCCGCCAAACCAACAATCACTGAGAAGGAAGCCTTGGATTTTCTTAAAAGGCTCCAGAGAAGTGAATACAATGTGATTGAGAAGCTAAGCAAGTCACCTGCCCAGATATCCATGTTGGATTTACTTTTTTCTTCAGATGTGCATAGGGATGCGTTGATCGAGGTATTGACTAAAGCTCAAATCCCTAGGGACATTTCTGTTGATAATTTTTCGCACGTGGTTGGGAGTGTGTTATTCACCAAGCAAATTACTTTTTCTGACGATGAATTGCCGGCggaaggcattggacataacaagGCCCTGTACATAGTTGTTAGGTGCAATGGGAAAAGGCTGCCGAAGGTTTTGATTGATAATGGATCCGcgcttaatatctgtccttggagcACCTTGGAAAAGCTGGGATTGCAAGACatcaagctgaggccttcagggaccataGTTCGAGGTTTTGATGGAGCACAAAGAGAGCCAATAGGAGAAGTGGATTTAGTAGTTGAAATGGGACCCGCCCAGTTTCAAATAACctgccaagtcatgcactttCCTAGTGTTTACAACGTTTTGCTTGGCaggccatggattcacaagtctGGGGCGGTGCCTTCTTCATTACATCAGTTGTTGAAATTTGTAGTAAATGACAAGCTGATAACTATATTTGCCGAAGAGGATTGCCTTGTAATCATCGATTCCGAGTCCAAAGAAGAGGGTAGCCGAAGCTCCACAGTGACCCCTCATAGCACATCTGATATTGTCTCCGTCAGTTGGATAACAAAGGAGGAGCAAGCTCTATCAAGggccagtgtcatgatggctaaGGAGATGATCCGTGGAGGCTATGAATTTGACAAAGGGCTGGGACGAGATCTGCAAGGAATTTTAAAGCCAGTGGAGATTGTGGAGAAAAATGATTCGTTTGGTTTGGGTTTCCGACCGACTGCTAAGGATATCAGAGAAATGAAGGAGCGCAAGAAAGCggagaaagaagga